Proteins encoded together in one Micromonospora kangleipakensis window:
- a CDS encoding UvrD-helicase domain-containing protein: MPPFSAAPPGGLPPFVADLHIHSKYSRACSRDLTLPNLGWWARRKGIGVLGTGDFTHPAWYDHLRETLHPAEPGLYRLSPEAERDIARRLPPRLASTAEADPVRFMLSVEISTIYKRDDRTRKVHHLIYLPDLDAVARFNAALGRIGNLGSDGRPILGLDSRDVLEITLAASPDGYLVPAHIWTPWFSALGSKSGFDAIADCYADLAEHIFAVETGLSSDPEMNWRVGSLDRYQLVSNSDAHSPPALAREATVLSSARDYFAIREALRTGDGLAGTIEFFPEEGKYHADGHRLCGVNWSPERTREAGGRCPECGKPLTVGVLSRVEELADRPAGHRPAHARPVTHLVPLAEILGEINKVGARAKKVEGKLNELVAALGPELEILTATPLDEVGRVGGELLAEGIGRLRRGDVRRVPGYDGEYGVITLFDPAELGGASTGTQAETLFDVPVPAQRRPAEPAPKPKARRPAAKAEPKRKAAPPPPPPIAPAPSPHEPFEPMLAGMEEVGTGLLDRLDAMQRVAASAPGGPLLIVAGPGTGKTRTLTHRIAYLCAELNVFPEQCLAITFTRRAAEELRHRLDGLLGPVAEDVTVGTFHSLGLAILRENAEAAGLPKDFRIADDAERSAARAEAGDDTARYTALLRKQDLVDLDELLTLPVALLKADRKLVREYRDRWRWIFVDEYQDVDAVQYELLRLLSPADGNLCAIGDPDQAIYSFRGADVGYFLRFSQDFTDARLVRLNRNYRSSAPILAAAVQAIAPSSLVRGRRLDPARLDPEAPLVGRYPAASVSDEADFVVRTVDELVGGLSHRSLDSGRIDGRSTTLSFSDIAVLYRTDQQAAPIVDALARANIPVQKRSHDRLRDRPGVLAIARELRHADGLDGSLPARVRLAGQVLAERFAIPTLDGAGAVRPEDVRTAVDLLTPLARRCGDDLELFLAQLATGAEVDALDPRAEAVTLLTLHAAKGLEFPVVFLVGAEDGLLPLRWPGAEPDDDAVAEERRLFFVGLTRAQDRLYVSHAARRARHGAERECRPSPFLDVIDPGLFERFGDAEPRRPRDRQLRLI; the protein is encoded by the coding sequence GTGCCTCCGTTCAGCGCCGCACCCCCCGGTGGCCTCCCGCCATTCGTCGCGGATCTGCACATCCACTCGAAGTACTCGCGGGCGTGCAGCCGTGACCTGACCCTGCCGAACCTCGGCTGGTGGGCCCGGCGCAAGGGCATCGGCGTACTCGGCACCGGCGACTTCACCCACCCCGCCTGGTACGACCACCTGCGCGAGACCCTGCATCCGGCCGAGCCGGGCCTGTACCGGCTGAGCCCGGAGGCGGAGCGGGACATCGCCCGCCGGCTGCCGCCCCGGCTGGCCAGCACGGCGGAGGCGGACCCGGTCCGGTTCATGCTCAGCGTGGAGATCTCCACGATCTACAAGCGGGACGACCGGACCCGCAAGGTGCACCACCTGATCTACCTGCCCGACCTGGACGCGGTGGCCCGGTTCAACGCCGCGCTGGGGCGGATCGGCAACCTGGGCTCGGACGGCCGGCCGATCCTCGGCCTGGACTCCCGGGACGTGCTGGAGATCACCCTGGCGGCCAGCCCGGACGGCTACCTGGTCCCCGCGCACATCTGGACGCCGTGGTTCTCCGCGCTCGGCTCGAAGTCCGGCTTCGACGCGATCGCCGACTGCTACGCGGACCTGGCCGAGCACATCTTCGCGGTGGAGACCGGCCTCTCCTCCGATCCGGAGATGAACTGGCGGGTCGGCAGCCTCGACCGCTACCAGCTCGTCTCGAACTCCGACGCGCACTCGCCGCCGGCGCTGGCCCGGGAGGCCACGGTCCTGAGCTCGGCCCGGGACTACTTCGCCATCCGGGAGGCGCTGCGGACCGGCGACGGGCTGGCCGGGACGATCGAGTTCTTCCCGGAAGAGGGGAAGTACCACGCGGACGGCCACCGGCTCTGCGGCGTGAACTGGTCGCCGGAGCGGACCCGGGAGGCGGGCGGGCGCTGCCCGGAGTGCGGCAAGCCGTTGACGGTGGGCGTCCTGAGCCGGGTCGAGGAGCTGGCCGACCGGCCGGCGGGGCACCGGCCCGCGCACGCCCGCCCGGTCACCCACCTGGTGCCGCTGGCCGAGATCCTCGGCGAGATCAACAAGGTGGGGGCCCGCGCCAAGAAGGTCGAGGGGAAGCTCAACGAGCTGGTCGCCGCGCTCGGCCCGGAGCTGGAGATCCTCACCGCCACCCCGCTGGACGAGGTGGGCCGGGTCGGCGGCGAGCTGCTCGCCGAGGGGATCGGCCGGCTGCGCCGCGGCGACGTGCGCCGGGTGCCGGGTTACGACGGCGAGTACGGCGTGATCACCCTCTTCGACCCGGCCGAGCTGGGCGGAGCCTCGACGGGGACGCAGGCGGAGACGCTCTTCGACGTACCCGTGCCGGCGCAGCGACGGCCCGCGGAGCCGGCGCCGAAGCCGAAGGCCCGGCGCCCGGCGGCGAAGGCCGAGCCGAAGCGGAAGGCCGCACCGCCACCGCCGCCGCCGATCGCGCCGGCGCCCTCCCCGCACGAGCCGTTCGAGCCGATGCTCGCCGGCATGGAGGAGGTCGGCACCGGCCTGCTGGACCGGCTGGACGCGATGCAGCGGGTGGCCGCCTCCGCGCCGGGCGGTCCGCTGCTGATCGTGGCCGGCCCGGGCACCGGCAAGACCCGGACGCTGACCCACCGGATCGCCTACCTCTGCGCGGAGCTGAACGTCTTCCCCGAGCAGTGCCTGGCGATCACCTTCACCCGGCGGGCCGCCGAGGAGCTGCGGCACCGGCTGGACGGCCTGCTCGGCCCGGTGGCCGAGGACGTCACCGTCGGCACCTTCCACTCCCTCGGGCTGGCCATCCTGCGGGAGAACGCCGAGGCGGCCGGCCTGCCGAAGGACTTCCGGATCGCCGACGACGCGGAACGCTCCGCGGCCCGCGCGGAGGCCGGCGACGACACGGCCCGCTACACCGCGCTGCTGCGCAAGCAGGACCTGGTGGACCTGGACGAGCTGCTCACCCTGCCGGTCGCGCTGCTGAAGGCCGACCGGAAGCTGGTCCGCGAGTACCGCGACCGCTGGCGCTGGATCTTCGTCGACGAGTACCAGGACGTCGACGCCGTCCAGTACGAGCTGCTGCGGCTGCTCAGCCCCGCCGACGGCAACCTCTGCGCGATCGGCGACCCGGACCAGGCGATCTACTCGTTCCGCGGCGCGGACGTCGGCTACTTCCTGCGCTTCTCGCAGGACTTCACCGACGCCCGGCTGGTCCGGCTGAACCGCAACTACCGCTCGTCGGCGCCGATCCTGGCCGCCGCCGTGCAGGCCATCGCGCCGTCGTCGCTGGTCCGCGGCCGCCGGCTGGACCCGGCCCGGCTCGACCCGGAGGCCCCGCTGGTCGGTCGCTACCCCGCGGCCTCCGTCTCCGACGAGGCCGATTTCGTGGTACGCACCGTCGACGAGCTGGTGGGCGGCCTCTCCCACCGGTCGCTGGACTCGGGCCGGATCGACGGGCGGTCGACCACGCTCTCGTTCTCCGACATCGCGGTGCTCTACCGCACGGACCAGCAGGCCGCGCCGATCGTGGACGCGCTGGCCCGGGCGAACATCCCGGTGCAGAAGCGCTCGCACGACCGGCTGCGGGACCGCCCCGGCGTGCTGGCGATCGCCCGGGAGCTGCGGCACGCCGACGGCCTCGACGGCTCGTTGCCCGCCCGGGTCCGGCTGGCCGGGCAGGTCCTCGCCGAGCGCTTCGCCATCCCCACCCTGGACGGCGCCGGCGCGGTACGCCCCGAGGACGTCCGGACGGCGGTCGACCTGCTCACTCCGCTGGCCCGTCGCTGCGGCGACGACCTGGAGCTGTTCCTCGCCCAGCTCGCCACCGGCGCGGAGGTGGACGCCCTCGACCCGCGCGCCGAGGCGGTCACCCTGCTCACCCTGCACGCGGCGAAGGGCCTGGAGTTCCCGGTGGTCTTCCTGGTCGGCGCCGAGGACGGGCTGCTGCCGCTGCGCTGGCCCGGCGCGGAGCCGGACGACGACGCGGTGGCCGAGGAGCGCCGGCTCTTCTTCGTCGGCCTGACCCGCGCCCAGGACCGGCTGTACGTCAGCCACGCCGCCCGCCGGGCCCGGCACGGCGCGGAACGCGAGTGCCGGCCGTCGCCGTTCCTCGACGTGATCGACCCGGGCCTGTTCGAACGCTTCGGCGACGCCGAGCCCCGCCGCCCGAGGGACCGCCAGCTCCGCCTGATCTGA
- a CDS encoding EamA family transporter: protein MSSHPPSATSSGPGSAPAPAPAGPVDVHHPALPTRPALIWTALVLVYVLWGSTYLGIRIAVESLPPLTSAAGRFAAAALVLAAVLRIRRGPGALRVDRRQLGSAALVGVLLLAGGNGLVVLAESGPAGVAVPSGIAALLVATVPLLVVLLRTLGGDRPGRWTFAGVTLGFAGLVLLVLPTGGSGAVPLAGALTVVVAATCWSVGSFLSGRLRMPADPFVATVYEMVAGAVALAVTGAARGEWHGFSPAEVTGRSWAALAYLMVAGSLVAFTAYVWLLHHAPISLVATYAYVNPAVAVALGALLAAEPVTARVLLGGAVIVAGVALVVTTERPRRPVDGTAPEPARR from the coding sequence ATGAGCTCACACCCCCCAAGTGCGACATCGTCCGGACCCGGTTCCGCCCCCGCGCCCGCGCCGGCCGGGCCGGTCGACGTCCACCACCCCGCCCTGCCGACCCGACCCGCGCTGATCTGGACCGCGCTGGTCCTGGTGTACGTGCTGTGGGGCTCCACCTACCTGGGCATCCGGATCGCGGTCGAGTCGCTGCCGCCGCTCACCTCCGCGGCCGGCCGGTTCGCCGCCGCCGCGCTGGTGCTGGCGGCGGTGCTGCGGATCCGGCGCGGCCCCGGCGCGCTCCGCGTGGACCGCCGGCAACTCGGCTCGGCCGCGCTGGTCGGGGTGCTCCTGCTGGCCGGCGGCAACGGCCTGGTGGTGCTCGCCGAGTCCGGTCCGGCCGGCGTCGCCGTGCCCTCCGGCATCGCCGCGCTGCTGGTGGCGACCGTCCCGCTGCTGGTGGTGCTGCTCCGTACGCTCGGCGGCGACCGGCCCGGGCGGTGGACCTTCGCCGGGGTCACCCTGGGCTTCGCCGGCCTGGTCCTGCTCGTGCTCCCCACCGGCGGTTCGGGGGCGGTGCCGCTGGCCGGGGCGCTGACCGTGGTCGTGGCGGCCACCTGCTGGTCCGTCGGATCCTTCCTCTCCGGACGCCTGCGGATGCCGGCCGACCCCTTCGTGGCCACGGTCTACGAGATGGTCGCCGGCGCGGTGGCGCTCGCCGTGACCGGCGCTGCACGGGGCGAGTGGCACGGCTTCTCCCCGGCCGAGGTGACCGGCCGGTCCTGGGCCGCGCTGGCGTACCTGATGGTCGCCGGTTCGCTGGTCGCCTTCACCGCGTACGTCTGGCTGCTGCACCACGCGCCGATCTCCCTGGTCGCCACGTACGCCTACGTCAACCCGGCGGTCGCGGTGGCGCTCGGCGCGCTGCTCGCCGCCGAGCCGGTCACCGCCCGGGTGCTGCTCGGCGGGGCGGTGATCGTCGCCGGGGTGGCGCTGGTGGTGACCACCGAACGTCCGCGCCGGCCGGTGGACGGGACAGCCCCGGAGCCGGCCCGCCGGTAA
- a CDS encoding LppU/SCO3897 family protein: protein MTNFGPPVGGSPEPWGGRRPDDAYAPPADPRYDAQPGGWGEPPTQRYEPTAGTGWEGQPPRQPTYASAHQPYQPAAQGYPPAGQPGYPPAGPYVGDGQPYADPPPPPKRGKGPLIAVLAVLAVLVLGGAATLYLLGRDDAAPQAGTTQPPATEPSAAVTEPATTAPAPASSADPRFVKAGQCVRNESPAGGKPKLLISKCGARTYQVLRRYDGATSGEKDAQAKCAKVDGYTNWYFFDSELDTLDFVLCLKQR, encoded by the coding sequence ATGACGAACTTCGGACCACCGGTCGGCGGCTCCCCGGAGCCGTGGGGTGGACGGCGGCCCGACGACGCGTACGCTCCGCCGGCCGACCCGCGGTACGACGCGCAGCCCGGCGGGTGGGGCGAGCCACCCACCCAGCGGTACGAGCCGACGGCGGGGACGGGTTGGGAGGGGCAGCCGCCGCGGCAGCCCACCTACGCCTCCGCGCACCAGCCCTACCAGCCGGCCGCCCAGGGGTACCCGCCTGCCGGGCAGCCCGGTTACCCGCCGGCCGGGCCGTACGTCGGCGACGGTCAGCCGTACGCCGATCCGCCGCCCCCGCCGAAGCGCGGCAAGGGCCCGCTGATCGCGGTACTCGCCGTGCTGGCGGTGCTCGTCCTCGGCGGCGCGGCGACCCTCTACCTGCTCGGCCGGGACGACGCGGCCCCGCAGGCGGGGACGACCCAGCCCCCGGCCACGGAACCGTCGGCGGCGGTGACCGAGCCGGCCACCACCGCGCCGGCGCCGGCGTCCTCGGCGGATCCCCGGTTCGTCAAGGCGGGGCAGTGCGTGCGCAACGAGAGTCCGGCTGGCGGCAAGCCGAAGCTGCTGATCAGCAAGTGCGGCGCGAGGACGTACCAGGTGCTGCGCCGCTACGACGGCGCGACCAGCGGGGAGAAGGACGCCCAGGCCAAGTGCGCCAAGGTCGACGGCTACACCAACTGGTACTTCTTCGACAGCGAGCTGGACACCCTCGACTTCGTCCTCTGCCTCAAGCAGCGCTGA
- a CDS encoding ATP-binding protein — MDPVRNPYAPGAGQRPPELAGRGRELDVFDVVLERIARGRPERSLMLTGLRGVGKTVLLNTLRSQAINHLWGTGKIEARPDQSLRRPVAAALHMAVRELAPRHRAPDRIDGFLGVLKAFAQRSAPNGRGAAGPRLRDRWQPGIDVPASSGRADSGDIEIDLVELLTDAAAVATDVGTGVAVFIDEMQDLGAEDVSALCAACHELSQLGAPLIVVGAGLPHLPAVLSAAKSYSERLFRYQRIDRLDRIAADQALCAPAEREEVEYEQKALDLLYEKSGGYPYFVQAYGKATWDHAPRSPITAADVRVAAPEAEAELAVGFFGSRFERATPAEREYMRAMATLSLVEGEESGRDDMDAAVPTADIARSLGRKPASLSPARDALIKKGLIYSGERGTVAFTVPHFGRYLRTQPA; from the coding sequence GTGGATCCGGTCCGCAACCCGTACGCCCCGGGCGCCGGGCAGCGCCCGCCCGAGCTCGCCGGGCGGGGGCGGGAGCTGGACGTCTTCGACGTGGTGCTGGAACGCATCGCCCGGGGCCGCCCCGAGCGCAGCCTGATGCTCACCGGCCTGCGCGGCGTCGGCAAGACGGTCCTGCTCAACACCCTCCGCTCGCAGGCGATCAACCACCTCTGGGGCACCGGCAAGATCGAGGCCCGCCCGGACCAGTCGCTGCGCCGGCCGGTCGCCGCCGCCCTGCACATGGCGGTCCGCGAACTCGCGCCCCGGCACCGCGCGCCGGACCGGATCGACGGCTTCCTCGGCGTGCTCAAGGCGTTCGCCCAGCGCTCCGCGCCGAACGGACGCGGCGCGGCCGGGCCCCGGCTGCGCGACCGCTGGCAACCCGGCATCGACGTGCCGGCCAGCAGCGGCCGGGCCGACTCCGGGGACATCGAGATCGACCTGGTCGAGCTGCTCACCGACGCCGCGGCGGTCGCCACCGACGTGGGCACCGGCGTCGCGGTCTTCATCGACGAGATGCAGGACCTCGGCGCGGAGGACGTCTCCGCGCTCTGCGCCGCCTGCCACGAGCTGTCCCAGCTCGGCGCGCCGCTGATCGTGGTCGGCGCCGGGCTGCCGCACCTGCCGGCCGTGCTCAGCGCCGCCAAGTCGTACTCCGAACGGCTCTTCCGCTACCAGCGGATCGACCGGCTGGACCGGATCGCCGCCGACCAGGCGCTCTGCGCCCCGGCCGAGCGCGAGGAGGTCGAGTACGAGCAGAAGGCGCTCGACCTGCTCTACGAGAAGTCCGGCGGCTACCCCTACTTCGTCCAGGCGTACGGGAAGGCGACCTGGGACCACGCTCCCCGCTCGCCGATCACCGCCGCCGACGTCCGGGTCGCCGCCCCGGAGGCCGAGGCGGAGCTGGCCGTCGGCTTCTTCGGCTCCCGGTTCGAGCGGGCCACCCCGGCCGAGCGCGAGTACATGCGGGCGATGGCGACGCTCTCCCTGGTCGAGGGGGAGGAGAGCGGGCGCGACGACATGGACGCCGCGGTGCCCACCGCGGATATCGCCCGCTCGCTCGGGCGCAAGCCGGCGAGCCTGTCGCCGGCCCGGGACGCGCTGATCAAGAAGGGGCTGATCTACTCCGGGGAGCGGGGCACGGTCGCCTTCACCGTCCCGCACTTCGGCCGCTACCTACGCACCCAGCCGGCCTGA